A genomic stretch from Sphaerodactylus townsendi isolate TG3544 linkage group LG15, MPM_Stown_v2.3, whole genome shotgun sequence includes:
- the TAOK2 gene encoding serine/threonine-protein kinase TAO2 isoform X1, with translation MPSNARAGSLKDPEVAELFFKDDPEKLFVDLREIGHGSFGAVYFARDIRNNEVVAIKKMSYSGKQSNEKWQDIIKEVKFLQKLRHPNTIEYKGCYLREHTAWLVMEYCLGSASDLLEVHKKPLQEVEIAAITHGALQGLAYLHSHNMIHRDVKAGNILLTEPGQVKLGDFGSASIIAPANSFVGTPYWMAPEVILAMDEGQYDGKVDVWSLGITCIELAERKPPLFNMNAMSALYHIAQNDSPLLQSSHWSEYFRNFVDSCLQKIPQDRPTSDVLLKHRFLLRERPQTVIMDLIQRTKDAVRELDNLQYRKMKKILFQEAQNGPNAEAPEEEEEVEQFLHRTGTINSMESSHSVPSMSISASSQSSSVNSLADASDDDDGAEIAMMQEGEHTVTSNSSVIHRLPGHDNLYDDPYQPEMEPQSSSSAARRRAYCRNRDHFATIRTASLVTRQIQEHEQDSALRDQMSGYKRMRRQHQKQLLALENKLRAELDEHQLRLDKELEAHRSNFSAEAEKLAKKHQAIFEKEAKAALTEEKKFQQHILGQQKKELGNLLESQKRQYKLRKEQLKEELQENQSTPKREKQEWLLRQKENMQHYQAEEEANLLRRQRQYFELQCRQYKRKMLLARHNLDQDLLREELNKKQTQKDLECAMLLRQHESTQELEFRHLHTVQRTRTELTRLQHQTELSNQLEYNKRREQELRQKHAMEVRQQPKSLKVGATYMPPCCLCCPEGQDVGVLEPGQGPPRVIEMDRCEAGGLESVQEQLGGPHPDGYEPGDQKPLADAASEFVHSGHLDPRGHEATLPEPGSPRYDALSQCRHVREVLEPAEGSEDVVDSRVTLPDLLRRCHFETGILEPKQDSLERAAPEYGLDEDDVELEAECFEPNWLQKRGLELDEQSMAILASGSRCSGEVEPDWQCLAGVIPDSQKAAVVELRQRCLGLDGADSEVLDPSSGEGQVLGFGGASLKQLELYGEGAVDLELNPTFLGALDQYGEGSEFLTTAQGRPDVSKPDGQEADKLDPFRCEDLPYPHSLSSILEEGALRGPGDGCPAPEDTCHQQSTSKARPVPSPVAAALPHFLCVALALLLSAYPCAPTLLLLLAALWAQGGGCQDILLALEGAVVGLGVTYTLLHSIFLLSGTSFLLLAKIAGAVGVVGLSANRGRLYVPVILLASYLLASPWLFLPLYLSGAMARRSLGGFPRRARRFWLLLLLRLPRPAFRILQHVGLVSEQGLFRLFPKTNKGGFRSRIPVLSRQGPPPLPWHRKAVALLAKPVSSLNKLLVVVICAHLPPAALRCLKGLHVLREEKPSRIPRLAVQAAKTRGRSVGAARQISRRSRGGGQAAHVRKPWR, from the exons ATGCCGTCTAATGCCCGGGCTGGCAGCCTGAAGGACCCCGAGGTGGCTGAGCTGTTCTTCAAGGATGACCCCGAGAAACTCTTCGTCGACCTGCGGGAGATTGGACACGGCAGTTTTGGAGCAGTCTACTTT GCCCGAGACATACGGAACAATGAAGTGGTGGCCATCAAGAAGATGTCCTACAGCGGGAAGCAGTCGAACGAG AAATGGCAAGACATCATCAAAGAGGTGAAGTTTCTCCAGAAGCTGCGGCACCCAAACACCATTGAATACAAGGGCTGCTATTTACGGGAACACACTGCATGG CTAGTGATGGAATATTGCCTAGGTTCAGCCTCAGACTTGCTGGAAG tgcACAAGAAGCCTCTGCAGGAGGTAGAGATTGCAGCCATAACACACGGTGCTCTGCAGGGGCTGGCATACCTGCATTCGCACAACATGATCCATAG AGATGTGAAAGCTGGGAATATCCTGCTGACTGAGCCAGGGCAGGTGAAGCTGGGGGACTTTGGCTCTGCTTCCATCATTGCTCCTGCTAACTCTTTCGTTGGCACCCCGTactg GATGGCTCCCGAGGTGATCCTAGCCATGGATGAGGGGCAGTATGACGGCAAGGTGGATGTCTGGTCACTCGGCATCACGTGCATCGAACTCG CGGAGCGGAAGCCCCCCCTCTTTAACATGAATGCTATGAGTGCCTTATACCACATCGCCCAGAATGACTCTCCGCTGCTCCAGTCCAGCCACTG GTCTGAATATTTCCGGAACTTTGTGGATTCGTGCCTGCAGAAGATTCCCCAGGACCGCCCAACCTCTGACGTGCTGCTTAAG CATCGCTTCCTCTTGCGGGAACGGCCCCAGACTGTTATCATGGATCTGATCCAGAGAACCAAGGATGCCGTGAGGGAGCTGGACAACCTGCAGTACCGCAAAATGAAGAAAATCCTTTTCCAGGAAGCACAGAACGGTCCCAACGCGGAGGCcccggaagaggaggag GAGGTGGAGCAATTTCTCCACCGGACAGGCACCATCAACAGCATGGAGAGCAGCCATTCGGTGCCCAGCATGTCAATCAGTGCCAGTAGCCAGAGCAGTAGTGTCAACAGCCTGGCCGACGCCTCCGATGACGACGACGGAGCGGAGATCGCCATGATGCAGGAAGGCGAGCACACGGTCACCTCCAACAGCTCTGTTATCCATCGTCTCCCG GGTCATGACAACCTGTATGATGACCCGTACCAGCCTGAGATGGAGCCCCAGAGTTCGTCGTCAGCTGCCCGACGCCGCGCCTACTGCCGCAACAGAGACCATTTTGCTACCATTCGGACGGCTTCCTTG GTGACCCGCCAGATCCAGGAGCACGAGCAGGACTCCGCGCTGCGCGACCAGATGAGCGGCTACAAGCGGATGCGGCGGCAGCATCAGAAGCAGCTGCTGGCGCTGGAGAACAAGCTGCGGGCCGAGCTGGACGAGCACCAGCTGCGCCTCGACAAGGAGCTGGAGGCCCATCGCAGCAACTTCTCCGCCGAGGCTGAGAAACTGGCCAAGAAGCACCAGGCTATTTTTGAGAAGGAG GCAAAGGCAGCCCTGACCGAGGAGAAGAAATTCCAGCAGCACATCTTGGGGCAGCAGAAAAAGGAGCTGGGCAACTTGCTGGAGTCGCAGAAGCGCCAGTATAAGCTACGCAAGGAGCAGCTCAAAGAG GAGCTGCAGGAGAACCAGAGCACCCCCAAGCGGGAGAAGCAGGAATGGCTGCTGAGGCAGAAGGAGAACATGCAGCATTACCAGGCTGAGGAGGAAGCCAACCTCCTGCGCCGCCAGAGGCAGTACTTCGAGCTGCAGTGCCGTCAGTACAAGCGCAAGATGCTGCTCGCCCGCCACAACCTGGACCAAGACCTGCTGCGAGAG gAGCTGAACAAAAAGCAGACGCAGAAGGATCTGGAATGCGCCATGCTGCTGCGCCAGCACGAGTCAACCCAAGAGCTGGAATTCCGCCACCTGCACACTGTGCAGCGCACCCGCACGGAACTCACCCGCCTGCAGCACCAAACGGAGCTCTCCAATCAGCTGGAGTACAATAAGCGCCGAGAGCAGGAGCTCCGCCAGAAACATGCCATGGAGGTCCGGCAGCAGCCCAAGAGCCTCAAAGTAGGTGCTACCTACATGCCGCCTTGCTGCCTGTGCTGCCCCGAAGGGCAGGATGTGGGGGTGCTGGAGCCAGGGCAGGGGCCCCCGAGGGTCATAGAAATGGACAGATGTGAGGCTGGAGGTTTAGAGTCTGTGCAGGAACAACTGGGTGGGCCACATCCAGATGGTTATGAGCCCGGGGATCAAAAACCCCTGGCGGATGCAGCATCTGAATTCGTGCACAGTGGGCACCTAGACCCAAGAGGACACGAAGCCACTCTTCCGGAGCCAGGCAGCCCACGTTACGATGCCCTGAGTCAGTGCAGACATGTTAGAGAGGTTCTGGAGCCAGCTGAGGGTAGTGAGGATGTTGTAGACTCAAGGGTAACACTTCCAGATCTTTTAAGGAGGTGTCACTTTGAAACCGGGATCCTGGAGCCAAAGCAAGACTCTCTCGAGCGTGCGGCTCCAGAATATGGACTCGATGAGGATGACGTAGAGCTGGAAGCCGAATGTTTTGAACCGAACTGGTTGCAAAAGAGGGGTCTAGAGCTGGATGAGCAGAGCATGGCGATTTTGGCGTCGGGTTCCAGGTGTTCTGGAGAGGTAGAGCCAGACTGGCAGTGCCTGGCAGGTGTCATTCCAGATAGTCAGAAGGCTGCAGTTGTGGAACTGAGGCAGAGGTGTCTTGGGCTCGACGGGGCAGACAGTGAAGTTCTAGATCCCAGTAGTGGAGAAGGCCAGGTTCTAGGTTTCGGTGGAGCAAGCCTGAAGCAGCTAGAGCTATACGGAGAGGGAGCTGTGGATCTAGAACTAAACCCAACATTTCTTGGAGCGCTGGACCAATATGGAGAGGGTTCCGAGTTTCTGACGACAGCCCAGGGGCGCCCAGATGTTTCCAAGCCTGATGGTCAAGAGGCTGATAAGCTAGATCCATTCAGATGCGAGGATCTCCCGTACCCTCATTCCTTGTCTTCCATCCTGGAAGAGGGTGCTCTGCGAGGCCCTGGCGATGGCTGCCCAGCCCCGGAAGATACTTGTCACCAGCAGAGCACCAGCAAAGCCCGCCCTGTCCCCTCCCCAGTGGCAGCCGCTTTGCCTCATTTCCTCTGCGTGGCCTTGGCATTGTTGCTCTCTGCCTACCCTTGTGCCCCGACCCTCCTCCTGCTCCTAGCTGCTCTGTGGGCCCAGGGTGGAGGGTGCCAGGATATCCTCCTTGCTCTCGAAGGAGCAGTGGTGGGCCTAGGGGTCACCTACACTCTCCTGCACTCCATCTTCCTCCTCTCAGGAACCTCCTTTCTGCTTCTGGCCAAAATTGCCGGAGCGGTAGGTGTGGTGGGGCTGAGTGCCAACAGGGGGCGCCTCTATGTGCCCGTCATCCTCCTGGCTTCCTACCTTTTAGCCTCTCCGTGGCTGTTCCTGCCCCTCTACCTGTCGGGGGCAATGGCAAGGCGCAGCCTGGGAGGATTCCCCCGCCGCGCCCGGCGCTTTtggctcctcctgctcctgcgtCTGCCTCGCCCAGCTTTCCGCATCCTCCAGCACGTGGGGCTGGTCAGCGAACAGGGCCTGTTCCGCCTCTTCCCCAAGACCAACAAAGGCGGCTTCCGCAGCCGCATCCCCGTGCTGTCCCGCCAAGGCCCCCCTCCGCTTCCTTGGCACCGCAAGGCCGTTGCCCTCCTGGCCAAGCCAGTCTCTAGTCTCAACAAGCTTCTAGTTGTGGTGATTTGCGCCCACTTGCCCCCGGCGGCCCTGCGCTGCCTGAAGGGGCTGCACGTCTTGCGTGAGGAGAAGCCCAGCCGCATCCCTCGCCTGGCAGTGCAGGCGGCCAAGACGAGAGGGCGTTCGGTGGGGGCGGCCCGGCAGATCAGCAGGAGGAGTCGTGGGGGCGGCCAGGCAGCACATGTCCGGAAGCCCTGGAGATAA